The Pseudomonas moraviensis genome contains the following window.
GCCGAGCACTACCGTCGCGAACAGGACGATCTGCAAAACGATCAGCGCGGCGGCACCCAGGAACTGATGCGTCTGGAACGGGAAATTTCCGGGATCCAGCGCTGGCTCGGCGAGTTGTCGGTGCTTAAGAACCGCTTCGCCCTCGTCGATGACGTCAAGGTGCTTGAGCAACAATTGCTCGCCGCCAAGGATGCCCACGACGAATTGGCGGGGGCCTTGGCACAGTCGCGTCAGTTCAGTGCCGAAGATCTGGAAGAGCGTTTGCGCGATCTGGAAAAACGCCTGAAGTCGGTGAAGCAGCAACTCGATCACGCCGACAACAACAGCTACGCCCGCCTGCGCGAGGAGTTCTCGCAACAGGACGTCGAGCGCCTGATGCGTCTGTTCAACAGCGCGCTGTTCAGCCTGCCGCTGGGCGAACACGGCATCACCCTCGACGAGAACGGCGAGTGGGTCAAATCCGTTGAGCTGATTCTCGATGGCTTCAAAGGCGAGCGCTTCGAAGTGCCGGGCCTCTCCATCGACATCTCGCACATCGAGCCGCCGGCCTTGCAGGCTTTGGCCGACCGCGCCGCGTTGCGCGATCAGAAAGAGCGTCTGGAAAAAGAGCTCAAGCAACTGAAAACCCAGCAAGCCGTGGCCGCCGACCGTGCCGCGAGCAAGACCCAGACCGAAGCGCTGTACCAGCAGGTACTGGACGCACAGAAGGCGCTGGAAGATTTCCGTCGCACCCAGACGCTGAGCGCCGAAGAAGGCGACAAGCTCGAGCAACTGGCGCAGATGGAAGCCGCGCAGGACGAACTCAAGCGCTCCAGCGATGCCTTCACCGAGCGCGTCCAGCAACTGTCGGCCAAGCTGCAATTGGTCGGCCGGCAGATCGCCGATATGGAAGCCAAGCAACGCACCCTCGACGATGCCTTGCGCCGTCGTCAGTTGCTGCCAGCGGATCTGCCATTCGGTACACCGTTCATGGATCCGGTCGATGACTCGATGGACAACCTGCTGCCACTGCTCAACGACTATCAGGACAGCTGGCAGGGCCTGCTGCGTGCCGATGGCCAGATCGAAGCGCTGTACGCGCAGGTGCGCCTCAAAGGTGTGGCCAAGTTCGACAGCGAAGACGACATGGAGCGCCGTCTGTCACTGCTGATCAACGCATACGCGCACCGCACCGATGAAGCCCTGACCTTGGGCAAGGCGCGCCGCGCAGCGGTCACCGACATCGCCCGCACCCTGCGCAACATCCGCAGCGACTACGACAGCCTCGAGCACCAACTGGCGCTGTTCAACCGCGAGATCAACAAGCGTCAGGTCTCCAACCTGCAAAGCTTCCGTATTGTCCTCGCGCCGAACAAGGAAGCGCTCAAGCACATCGACCAGATCATCCACAGCGCAGGCCAATACGAGGAAGGCGAAACCCTGTCGGTGTTCGACCTGAGCCAGAGTGCCGAACAGGACAACAAGAACGAAGAGGCCAAGGAATACCTGGCGCGGCTGGTGGCGGCGAACCACAACCAGCTCGGTCTCAAGGACCTGTTCGAACTGGCCTTCGAGATCACCAAGGTCAATGGCCAACCGGTCATCCACACCGACATCGACGGCGCGGCCTCCAACGGCACGACCATGACCATCAAGGCGCTGACCAACATGTATCTGTTGCTGCACTTGATGGATCGCGATCTGGCCGGTCGTGTGCGTCTGCCGTACTACCTCGACGAGGCAGCGGACATCGACGAGAAGAACCAGGCAGCGTTGCTGGAAACCAGCCTGCAACTGGGCTTCGTGCCGATCCTGGCGAGCGTCAAGCCGCAGGTCTGCGCCAGTGTCGCGATCGACCTGGAAGGCGGCAGCGGTCCGGCGGGGATCTACATTGATGAAGCGGACTGGAAGTACATCCGCCGCCATGATGTGGTCAAGGCCACGCTGAATGTGCAGGCGGATGAGCCGGAGCTGGATGCGGTTTGATCGGCTTTAGCTGAAGGCAATAAAAAGGGCCGCGATCTGATCGGATCGCGGCCCATTTTTATCCCTTGGATTTTGTGTTGATTTGCCTGGCCCCTTCGCGAGCAGGCTCGCTCCTACAG
Protein-coding sequences here:
- the mksF gene encoding Mks condensin complex protein MksF produces the protein MSQERYGIRRFALLNTAGYSLGLFPLEEPLSVYGANNLGKSASINALQFPILARMSDMSFGKYSLEQSRRFYFASDTSYILVEVNLPHGPHVIGVVGRGPGGGFGHQFFAYAGKLDLAHYQKNDTCLRQKELFSNLEKEGLKAYELKPDELRRLLVGGHTSIPLDLTLIPLRSTSEQSLKTFRALFINLLHMREITAAKLKQLFLDAFEHSLRSGSVDYIAACEEAFRDVRRMEQDYNSLVAAGPLVEALANGVKQRDVLRGKLHRLSPLLDSLLGTWSDYATARKEELTIQAEHYRREQDDLQNDQRGGTQELMRLEREISGIQRWLGELSVLKNRFALVDDVKVLEQQLLAAKDAHDELAGALAQSRQFSAEDLEERLRDLEKRLKSVKQQLDHADNNSYARLREEFSQQDVERLMRLFNSALFSLPLGEHGITLDENGEWVKSVELILDGFKGERFEVPGLSIDISHIEPPALQALADRAALRDQKERLEKELKQLKTQQAVAADRAASKTQTEALYQQVLDAQKALEDFRRTQTLSAEEGDKLEQLAQMEAAQDELKRSSDAFTERVQQLSAKLQLVGRQIADMEAKQRTLDDALRRRQLLPADLPFGTPFMDPVDDSMDNLLPLLNDYQDSWQGLLRADGQIEALYAQVRLKGVAKFDSEDDMERRLSLLINAYAHRTDEALTLGKARRAAVTDIARTLRNIRSDYDSLEHQLALFNREINKRQVSNLQSFRIVLAPNKEALKHIDQIIHSAGQYEEGETLSVFDLSQSAEQDNKNEEAKEYLARLVAANHNQLGLKDLFELAFEITKVNGQPVIHTDIDGAASNGTTMTIKALTNMYLLLHLMDRDLAGRVRLPYYLDEAADIDEKNQAALLETSLQLGFVPILASVKPQVCASVAIDLEGGSGPAGIYIDEADWKYIRRHDVVKATLNVQADEPELDAV